In Sphingomonas panacisoli, one genomic interval encodes:
- the smc gene encoding chromosome segregation protein SMC has protein sequence MQIKRLRLSGFKSFVDAADLRIEPGLTGVVGPNGCGKSNLLEALRWTMGENSPKSMRGAGMDDVIFAGTDARPARDFAEVSILAEIDGGETEVVRRIERGAGSAYRIDGRDVRAKDVALLFADAATGAHSPALVSQGRIGAVIAAKPAERRAMLEEAAGIAGLHVRRKDAEQKLRATEANLARLDEIMSDQEARANALRRQARQAERYRELSDKIRVAEGRMIFARWRDAAAAADAAKAEAGQCEEKVATAAEMQRAAAAHQHAATQALAEARAGSQAAREAATEAGHALAGLRAEHAAAERRIVELAEQRGRIAEDREREGALAVDAAEAIARLDAETKALTKRADEAAARLPALDATLAEAERAARDADVALAQAMSRQAAEIADARVAEAAASAARARHDRALRDQAAWEAELKSLGDAAPLRAEKAAAAKARADALDSAETARTARARADADERAAQEARDTAEQARAAARAELAAIESELVALEKATRPSGRDRLLDHVRAAPGYERALAAALGDDLETGLDASAERYWSGAEPQAGDPGAHGLTRLGDHVEAPAALARRLAQVLVADSDGGQPLAVGQRLVTLGGVLRRWDGYVARSGGAAAAERLERINRLAALEKARPKAQGSLDKANGQLDAAEAKIAAARADASAARASLERAENAAREATRMEDRATGQLERIEAQRADLDTRGRRVAAEIGEAEAEAKRADAARAVLPDGAATRDAVARLQAEAEARRMASSTAQAERATVDRAIAADRERLAAADAEQKGWRARAGEAAKRIADMAKREATLAAEADAATAKPGDLAAQIATRDAGYADLRTAASSAADAERDAEIKLRHTEETAQAAAEALSLAREARAGAAARAENQDLRRIEMTRLSGERFACPPPLLGERIGFDIDRVGDPQDESVQHDKLLVDRERIGPVNLVAETELAELDTARLDAAAERDELGQAVNQLRGSIGTLNREGRQRLLAAFEAVNGHFQRLFATLFNGGAARLELVDSDDPLEAGLEIMAQPPGKKLQSLTLLSGGEQALTAVALIFGLFLTNPAPICVLDEVDAPLDDANIERFCDLLDRMCRETKTRYLIVTHNAVTMSRMHRLFGVTMVERGVSRLVSVDLGGAETLLAAE, from the coding sequence ATGCAGATAAAACGGCTCCGTCTGTCGGGCTTCAAGAGCTTCGTCGACGCGGCCGATCTGCGCATCGAGCCCGGGCTGACCGGCGTGGTCGGCCCGAACGGTTGCGGCAAGTCCAACCTGCTCGAGGCGCTGCGCTGGACGATGGGCGAGAACAGCCCGAAGTCGATGCGCGGCGCCGGCATGGACGACGTCATCTTCGCCGGCACCGACGCGCGGCCCGCGCGCGACTTCGCCGAAGTGTCGATCCTGGCCGAGATCGACGGCGGCGAGACCGAGGTGGTGCGGCGGATCGAGCGTGGGGCGGGGTCGGCCTATCGAATCGACGGGCGCGACGTCCGCGCGAAGGACGTCGCGTTGCTATTCGCCGATGCCGCGACCGGCGCGCACTCGCCGGCACTGGTCAGCCAGGGGCGGATCGGCGCGGTGATCGCCGCCAAGCCCGCCGAGCGCCGCGCGATGCTGGAGGAAGCGGCGGGCATTGCGGGCCTGCACGTCCGCCGCAAGGACGCCGAGCAGAAATTGCGCGCGACCGAGGCCAATCTGGCGCGGCTCGACGAGATCATGTCGGACCAGGAGGCGCGGGCCAACGCCCTACGGCGCCAGGCGCGGCAGGCCGAGCGCTATCGCGAACTGTCGGACAAGATCCGCGTGGCCGAGGGCCGCATGATCTTCGCGCGCTGGCGCGATGCGGCGGCGGCGGCGGATGCGGCCAAGGCCGAGGCGGGGCAATGCGAGGAAAAGGTCGCGACCGCCGCCGAGATGCAGCGCGCCGCCGCCGCGCACCAACATGCCGCGACTCAGGCGCTGGCCGAGGCGCGCGCCGGCAGCCAGGCCGCGCGCGAGGCGGCGACCGAGGCTGGACACGCGCTGGCCGGCTTGCGCGCCGAACATGCGGCGGCCGAGCGGCGGATCGTCGAACTGGCCGAACAACGCGGCCGGATCGCCGAGGATCGCGAGCGGGAGGGCGCGCTCGCGGTCGATGCGGCCGAGGCGATCGCGCGGCTCGATGCCGAAACCAAGGCACTGACGAAGCGCGCCGACGAGGCTGCGGCACGGCTGCCCGCGCTCGATGCGACGCTGGCTGAGGCCGAGCGGGCGGCACGCGACGCCGACGTCGCGCTGGCGCAGGCGATGAGTCGACAAGCCGCCGAGATCGCCGATGCGCGCGTGGCCGAAGCGGCGGCGTCAGCGGCGCGGGCGCGACACGACCGGGCGTTGCGCGATCAGGCGGCGTGGGAGGCGGAGCTCAAATCGCTGGGTGATGCAGCACCGTTGCGCGCGGAGAAAGCGGCGGCGGCAAAGGCGCGCGCCGATGCGCTCGATTCGGCCGAGACGGCGCGGACGGCGCGGGCGCGGGCCGATGCCGACGAACGCGCCGCGCAGGAAGCGCGCGATACGGCGGAGCAGGCGCGGGCAGCGGCGCGCGCCGAACTGGCGGCGATCGAAAGCGAACTCGTCGCGCTGGAAAAGGCGACGCGGCCGTCGGGACGCGATCGGCTGCTCGATCATGTCCGCGCCGCGCCGGGCTACGAACGCGCGCTGGCGGCGGCGTTGGGGGACGACCTCGAAACGGGACTGGATGCCAGCGCCGAACGCTATTGGTCGGGCGCGGAGCCGCAAGCGGGAGACCCCGGCGCGCACGGACTCACGCGGCTCGGCGATCATGTCGAGGCACCGGCAGCGTTGGCGCGGCGGCTGGCGCAGGTGCTGGTGGCGGACAGTGATGGCGGTCAGCCGCTCGCGGTCGGGCAGCGGCTCGTGACGCTCGGCGGCGTGCTGCGGCGGTGGGACGGTTATGTCGCCAGATCGGGCGGTGCGGCGGCGGCTGAGCGGCTTGAGCGGATCAACCGGCTGGCTGCGCTGGAGAAGGCGCGACCCAAGGCGCAAGGGTCGCTCGACAAGGCCAACGGCCAGCTCGACGCCGCCGAAGCGAAGATCGCCGCCGCGCGCGCCGATGCCTCCGCCGCGCGCGCGTCGCTCGAACGGGCGGAGAATGCCGCGCGCGAAGCGACCCGGATGGAGGACCGCGCCACTGGGCAGCTCGAACGGATCGAAGCGCAGCGCGCCGATCTCGACACGCGCGGTCGCCGCGTTGCCGCCGAAATCGGGGAGGCGGAGGCCGAAGCCAAGCGCGCCGATGCCGCGCGGGCGGTGCTGCCCGATGGCGCAGCGACGCGCGATGCTGTCGCGCGGCTCCAGGCCGAGGCCGAGGCGCGGCGCATGGCGTCGTCGACGGCTCAAGCCGAACGCGCGACGGTCGATCGCGCGATCGCTGCCGACCGCGAGCGGCTGGCGGCCGCCGATGCCGAGCAAAAGGGCTGGCGTGCTCGCGCCGGCGAGGCCGCGAAGCGGATCGCTGACATGGCCAAACGCGAAGCGACGCTTGCCGCCGAAGCCGACGCCGCCACCGCCAAGCCGGGCGACCTCGCGGCGCAGATCGCGACGCGCGACGCCGGCTATGCCGACCTCCGCACGGCCGCCAGTAGCGCTGCCGACGCCGAGCGCGACGCCGAGATCAAGCTGCGCCATACCGAGGAGACCGCGCAGGCAGCGGCCGAGGCGTTGTCACTGGCACGCGAAGCCCGCGCCGGCGCGGCGGCGCGCGCGGAGAACCAGGATCTGCGCCGGATCGAGATGACGCGGCTGTCGGGCGAACGCTTCGCCTGTCCGCCGCCTTTGCTGGGCGAACGGATCGGGTTCGACATCGACCGGGTCGGCGATCCGCAGGACGAATCGGTTCAGCACGACAAATTGCTGGTCGATCGCGAGCGGATCGGGCCGGTCAATCTGGTTGCCGAGACCGAACTTGCCGAACTCGACACCGCGCGGCTCGACGCCGCAGCGGAGCGCGACGAGCTGGGCCAGGCGGTCAACCAGCTGCGCGGGTCGATCGGGACGCTCAACCGCGAGGGGCGGCAACGGCTGCTCGCCGCGTTCGAGGCGGTCAACGGCCATTTCCAGCGGCTGTTCGCGACTCTGTTCAACGGTGGCGCCGCGCGGCTCGAACTCGTCGATTCGGACGATCCGCTCGAGGCTGGACTCGAGATCATGGCGCAGCCGCCGGGGAAGAAACTCCAGTCGCTGACCCTATTGTCGGGCGGCGAGCAGGCGCTGACCGCGGTCGCGTTGATCTTCGGGCTGTTCCTGACCAACCCCGCGCCGATCTGCGTGCTCGACGAGGTCGATGC
- a CDS encoding thioredoxin domain-containing protein, which produces MTFRALFAALPLLLVTACGGANDGNVSKPAGSVSAVKPPAGKSWLETVVTTPEGGVRMGNPDAPIKLVEYGSRTCPVCGAFGREGTQPLEQNYVATGKVSWEFREYLVHGQPDIPASLLGKCVPNEVFFPILEQMYINQGPIEDKMGSPEGQALFQRMQSAQPAQVATAWADYLGYVDFFKQRGLPEDKARACLADTKALDKMLQIMKDGDAKGRDRDAVLLHQRREGRRDQLATAGGGAQERRRVI; this is translated from the coding sequence ATGACGTTTCGTGCCCTGTTCGCCGCCCTTCCGCTGCTGCTCGTGACCGCGTGCGGCGGCGCCAATGACGGCAACGTCAGCAAGCCCGCCGGGAGCGTTTCCGCGGTGAAGCCGCCCGCGGGCAAGAGCTGGCTCGAAACCGTCGTTACGACGCCCGAGGGCGGGGTCCGGATGGGCAATCCCGACGCACCGATCAAGCTGGTCGAATACGGTTCGCGGACGTGCCCGGTATGCGGCGCGTTCGGCCGCGAGGGTACCCAGCCGCTCGAACAGAATTACGTCGCGACCGGCAAAGTCAGCTGGGAGTTTCGCGAATATCTGGTCCACGGCCAGCCCGACATTCCGGCCTCGTTGCTCGGCAAGTGCGTGCCGAACGAGGTGTTCTTCCCGATCCTCGAACAGATGTACATCAACCAGGGTCCGATCGAGGACAAGATGGGCTCGCCCGAGGGCCAGGCGCTGTTCCAGCGCATGCAGAGCGCGCAGCCGGCGCAAGTCGCCACCGCCTGGGCCGACTATCTGGGCTATGTCGATTTCTTCAAGCAGCGCGGGCTGCCCGAGGATAAGGCGCGCGCGTGCCTTGCGGACACCAAGGCGCTCGATAAGATGCTGCAGATCATGAAGGACGGCGACGCCAAAGGGCGTGACCGGGACGCCGTCCTTCTTCATCAACGGCGTGAAGGCCGACGCGATCAGCTGGCAACAGCTGGAGGCGGTGCTCAAGAACGCCGGCGCGTGATCTAG
- a CDS encoding DUF721 domain-containing protein: MDEAMSKRATPKPPIQERPRGGPARAVADLLPQVGGAAFKRYGFVQSGIVTRWAEIVGPKYAGVSSPESIRFPPGKKADGVLTVTVKGAHAAMMQHIAPEIVERVNRFFGYTAVARLTLKQGNVAPRPSRVAPPSLRPIEPPAALGDGLRAIADPELRAVLSALAAGVAATRGPPIVGDELASLVIAGKIS, from the coding sequence ATGGATGAAGCGATGAGCAAGCGCGCGACCCCCAAACCGCCGATCCAGGAACGCCCCCGCGGCGGGCCGGCGCGCGCGGTCGCCGATTTGCTGCCCCAGGTCGGCGGGGCGGCGTTCAAGCGTTACGGCTTCGTCCAGTCGGGTATCGTCACGCGCTGGGCGGAGATCGTCGGGCCGAAATATGCCGGCGTTTCCAGCCCCGAATCGATCCGCTTTCCGCCCGGCAAGAAAGCCGACGGCGTACTGACCGTGACGGTAAAGGGTGCGCACGCGGCGATGATGCAGCACATCGCGCCCGAGATCGTCGAGCGCGTCAATCGCTTCTTCGGCTATACCGCGGTCGCGCGGCTCACCCTCAAGCAGGGTAATGTCGCGCCGCGCCCGTCGCGGGTCGCGCCGCCCAGCCTGCGCCCGATCGAGCCCCCCGCCGCACTCGGCGACGGCCTACGCGCGATCGCCGATCCCGAATTGCGCGCGGTGCTGTCCGCGCTGGCCGCCGGCGTCGCCGCGACGCGCGGCCCCCCGATCGTCGGCGACGAGCTTGCCAGCCTCGTCATTGCCGGCAAAATCAGCTGA
- a CDS encoding A/G-specific adenine glycosylase yields the protein MAAKHSSIADALLAWYDAHRRELPWRARPGEAADPYRVWLSEVMLQQTTVATVTPRFQAWTARWPDFRSLAQASDDDVMTAWAGLGYYARARNLAACAKAVVAEHGGHFPTTEAALRKLPGIGDYTAAAIAAIAFGEPATVVDANVERVVARLFRAATKPAVRAAAEAITPRDRAGDFAQAMMDLGSAICIPRKPRCLLCPLRDVCAAFAAGDQVAFPVKTAKARKPQRYGTIFWAQAGDAVMLVRRPPKGLLGGMRALPTGPWVGEPPGTTDAPIAADWTMRNATVAHGFTHFDLQLALATARVERHALPGDAVWWPVESLGEAGLPTVFAKAAKAIGGA from the coding sequence GTGGCCGCCAAGCATTCATCGATCGCCGACGCCTTGCTCGCCTGGTACGACGCGCACCGCCGCGAGCTGCCGTGGCGGGCCCGGCCGGGCGAGGCGGCGGACCCGTATCGCGTGTGGCTGTCGGAGGTGATGCTCCAGCAGACGACGGTCGCCACCGTCACGCCGCGCTTCCAGGCATGGACCGCGCGCTGGCCCGATTTCCGAAGCCTCGCGCAGGCGTCCGACGATGACGTCATGACGGCATGGGCGGGGCTTGGCTATTATGCCCGCGCCCGCAATCTCGCCGCGTGCGCGAAGGCGGTGGTCGCCGAGCATGGCGGCCACTTCCCGACAACCGAAGCCGCGCTGCGCAAATTGCCCGGGATCGGCGATTACACCGCCGCCGCGATCGCCGCGATCGCGTTCGGCGAACCGGCGACCGTCGTGGACGCCAATGTCGAGCGCGTCGTCGCGCGGCTGTTCCGGGCAGCGACCAAACCCGCGGTGCGTGCGGCGGCGGAGGCAATCACGCCGCGAGACCGCGCCGGCGATTTCGCGCAGGCGATGATGGACCTGGGCTCGGCGATCTGCATACCGCGCAAACCCCGCTGCCTGCTCTGCCCGTTGCGCGACGTATGCGCGGCGTTCGCGGCCGGCGATCAGGTCGCGTTCCCGGTCAAGACCGCCAAGGCGCGCAAGCCGCAACGCTACGGCACTATCTTCTGGGCGCAGGCGGGCGACGCGGTGATGCTCGTCCGCCGCCCGCCCAAGGGTCTGCTCGGCGGCATGCGCGCGCTGCCCACCGGGCCCTGGGTCGGCGAGCCGCCGGGGACCACCGACGCGCCGATCGCTGCCGACTGGACGATGCGCAATGCCACCGTCGCGCACGGCTTTACCCATTTCGATTTGCAACTCGCGCTTGCGACCGCGCGCGTCGAGCGCCATGCACTGCCCGGCGATGCGGTCTGGTGGCCGGTCGAGTCGCTTGGCGAGGCGGGGTTGCCCACGGTCTTCGCCAAGGCGGCCAAAGCGATAGGAGGGGCCTGA
- a CDS encoding serine hydrolase domain-containing protein, protein MRTFLTPILTGTAFVAVIAGGAIAQSVAPAPQPAPVPVADPLPATRALFDSYVTAGKMPGIVGAFGVGDSSTIFVASGKIAKDANAAATGPDSLWRVYSMTKPITAMAAMILIEEGKLKLDEPVSDILPAFKNMRVQLNENTIESRPATRPITIRNLLTHTAGLGYTIITKGPLLQLYMEKGLTPGAINAADEVKTRAVRAPTLQEFANRVASVPLIADPGTKWSYSIGLDVMGAVIEKASGMPFDKFVQTRLFDPLKMKSSYWTVPASEIGRFATNYAFVPGGTQMIAFDPAATSVYASPPSFPYGGAGLVMSANDYDRFLHMLQNYGELDGVRVMKVETAKLAMSDLLPPGVEFGGVGGATGGTSGPKMGFGAGGSVILEDKTDSMGAGTYGWGGAAGTIAWVNPVAKIRGAVMVNYFPADKWPVRADVVKALQTDMARYRK, encoded by the coding sequence ATGCGTACTTTTCTGACACCGATCCTGACCGGAACGGCCTTTGTCGCGGTGATCGCCGGCGGCGCGATCGCGCAGTCGGTCGCCCCCGCGCCGCAACCCGCCCCCGTGCCGGTCGCCGATCCGCTGCCGGCCACCCGCGCGCTGTTCGATTCCTACGTCACCGCCGGCAAGATGCCCGGCATCGTTGGCGCATTCGGCGTCGGCGACAGCTCGACCATCTTCGTCGCCTCGGGCAAGATCGCCAAGGACGCGAACGCCGCCGCGACCGGCCCCGACAGCCTGTGGCGGGTCTATTCGATGACCAAGCCGATCACCGCGATGGCGGCGATGATCCTGATCGAGGAGGGCAAGCTCAAGCTCGACGAGCCGGTCAGCGACATCCTGCCCGCGTTCAAGAACATGCGCGTCCAGCTGAACGAGAACACGATCGAGAGCCGCCCGGCGACGCGCCCGATCACGATCCGCAACCTGCTGACGCACACCGCCGGCCTCGGCTACACGATCATCACCAAGGGTCCGCTGCTCCAGCTGTACATGGAAAAGGGCCTGACCCCGGGCGCGATCAACGCCGCCGACGAGGTCAAGACCCGCGCCGTGCGCGCACCGACCTTGCAGGAGTTCGCCAATCGCGTCGCCAGCGTTCCGCTGATCGCCGATCCCGGCACCAAGTGGAGCTATTCGATCGGCCTCGACGTGATGGGCGCGGTGATCGAAAAGGCATCGGGGATGCCGTTCGACAAGTTCGTCCAGACTCGGCTGTTCGATCCGCTCAAGATGAAGTCGAGCTACTGGACCGTGCCGGCGAGCGAGATCGGGCGGTTCGCGACCAATTACGCGTTCGTCCCCGGCGGCACCCAGATGATCGCGTTCGATCCCGCCGCGACCTCGGTCTATGCCAGTCCGCCCAGCTTCCCCTATGGCGGCGCCGGGCTGGTGATGTCGGCGAACGACTACGACCGCTTCCTGCACATGCTGCAGAATTACGGCGAGTTGGACGGCGTCCGCGTGATGAAGGTCGAGACCGCCAAGCTCGCCATGTCCGATCTGCTGCCCCCGGGCGTGGAGTTCGGCGGCGTCGGCGGCGCGACCGGCGGCACGTCGGGCCCGAAGATGGGGTTCGGCGCCGGCGGATCGGTGATCCTGGAGGACAAGACCGACAGCATGGGGGCCGGCACCTATGGTTGGGGCGGCGCCGCCGGCACGATCGCCTGGGTCAATCCGGTCGCCAAGATCCGCGGCGCGGTGATGGTCAACTACTTCCCCGCCGACAAATGGCCGGTGCGCGCCGATGTGGTGAAGGCGCTCCAGACGGACATGGCGCGCTACCGCAAGTGA
- the nudC gene encoding NAD(+) diphosphatase — MIAPGFTGSPLDRADHLRHDPNALAAVLGDWRAKLLRLDMGFVPDVGEDGTLGWTSLADAPADSEIVFLGLIDGKPHFTAFVDGMRAPAGRPAAMFAMLDRLRPEEAATYAAARSVLDWHSRHRFCANCGTATAMFRAGWGRLCNNCGTEHFPRTDPVVIMIAEHDGRALVGRGPNWPEGRYSALAGFMEPGESIEEAVAREIFEEAGVRVSNVRYVASQPWPFPSQLMMACVAEAEDDTITIDPKELQDAIWISRADVKRALAGDPDAPMIAPPHFAIAHTLLTRWADEG, encoded by the coding sequence ATGATCGCCCCCGGCTTCACCGGCAGCCCGCTCGACCGCGCCGATCACCTGCGCCACGATCCAAACGCGCTGGCCGCTGTACTGGGCGATTGGCGCGCGAAACTGCTGCGGCTGGACATGGGGTTCGTCCCCGATGTCGGCGAGGACGGGACGCTCGGCTGGACCAGCCTGGCCGACGCGCCGGCCGACAGCGAGATCGTGTTCCTCGGCCTGATCGACGGCAAGCCGCATTTCACGGCGTTCGTCGATGGCATGCGCGCGCCCGCAGGGCGGCCCGCGGCGATGTTCGCGATGCTCGACCGGCTGCGGCCCGAGGAAGCGGCGACCTATGCGGCCGCGCGCAGCGTGCTCGACTGGCACAGTCGGCACCGTTTCTGCGCCAATTGCGGCACCGCCACCGCGATGTTCCGCGCCGGGTGGGGGCGGCTCTGCAACAATTGCGGGACCGAGCATTTCCCGCGCACCGATCCGGTCGTGATCATGATCGCCGAACATGACGGCCGGGCGCTGGTCGGGCGCGGGCCGAACTGGCCGGAGGGCCGCTATTCCGCGCTCGCCGGATTCATGGAGCCGGGGGAATCGATCGAGGAAGCGGTCGCACGCGAAATCTTCGAGGAAGCCGGCGTCCGCGTATCGAACGTCCGCTACGTCGCCAGCCAGCCCTGGCCGTTCCCCTCGCAACTGATGATGGCTTGCGTGGCGGAGGCCGAGGACGACACAATCACGATCGACCCCAAGGAATTGCAGGACGCGATCTGGATCAGCCGCGCCGACGTCAAACGCGCGCTGGCGGGCGATCCCGACGCGCCGATGATCGCACCGCCGCACTTCGCGATTGCGCACACGCTCCTGACGCGATGGGCGGACGAGGGATGA
- a CDS encoding VOC family protein has translation MLTAEPQLFVSDIAASCAWFAAIGFAATFVHGDPPFYAQVARDGARLNLRHVDGPVFDAAFRTREADALAATIASEHVAALHAEFAAADVAFHQELRTESWGAETFMLADPDGNLILFAG, from the coding sequence ATGCTGACCGCCGAGCCGCAGCTATTCGTGTCGGACATCGCGGCGTCGTGCGCGTGGTTCGCGGCGATCGGATTCGCGGCCACCTTCGTCCATGGCGATCCGCCTTTCTACGCGCAGGTCGCGCGCGACGGCGCCCGGCTCAACCTGCGCCACGTCGACGGGCCGGTGTTCGATGCCGCGTTTCGGACGCGGGAAGCCGATGCGCTGGCGGCGACGATCGCGAGCGAGCACGTCGCCGCGCTCCATGCCGAATTCGCCGCCGCGGACGTCGCGTTCCACCAGGAACTCCGCACCGAAAGCTGGGGCGCCGAGACCTTCATGCTCGCCGATCCCGACGGCAATCTGATCCTGTTCGCCGGTTGA
- the glmM gene encoding phosphoglucosamine mutase, giving the protein MARKYFGTDGIRGLTNKAPMTAQMAMQVGMAAGAHFLRGDHKHRVVIGKDTRLSGYMLENALVAGFTSVGMDVTLFGPLPTPAIGMLTKSMRADLGVMISASHNPYADNGIKLFGPDGYKLSDADELAIEALIDGDVAPADAPDIGRARRVEDARGRYIHFAKATFPDDLTLDGLRVVVDCANGAAYQVAPTTLWELGADVIAIGVSPNGKNINDQVGSTAPQVLCETVVSSGAHIGIALDGDADRLIVVDENGRVIDGDQLMAVIATGWARAGTLKNGGLVATVMSNLGLERHLSAQGIKLIRTAVGDRYVLEAMRGQGYNVGGEQSGHIILSDYATTGDGLVAALQILAELVRSGLPASELLHRFDPLPQLLKNVRFKGGKPLDDATVKAVIADAEGELTGKGRLVIRPSGTEPVIRVMAEGEDAAQVEAVVDRICNAVTAAAA; this is encoded by the coding sequence ATGGCAAGAAAATATTTCGGCACCGACGGGATTCGCGGGCTGACCAACAAGGCGCCGATGACCGCGCAGATGGCGATGCAGGTCGGCATGGCGGCGGGCGCGCATTTCCTGCGTGGCGACCACAAGCATCGGGTCGTGATCGGCAAGGACACGCGGCTGTCGGGCTATATGCTCGAAAACGCGCTGGTCGCGGGCTTCACCAGCGTGGGCATGGACGTGACGCTGTTCGGGCCGCTGCCGACCCCGGCGATCGGGATGCTGACCAAGTCGATGCGCGCCGACCTGGGCGTGATGATATCGGCCAGCCACAACCCCTATGCCGATAACGGGATCAAATTGTTCGGTCCCGACGGCTACAAACTGAGCGACGCGGACGAGCTGGCGATCGAAGCGCTGATCGACGGCGACGTCGCACCCGCCGATGCGCCCGATATCGGCCGCGCACGCCGGGTCGAGGATGCGCGCGGGCGCTATATTCACTTCGCCAAGGCGACCTTCCCCGACGATCTGACGCTGGACGGCCTCAGGGTCGTGGTCGATTGCGCGAACGGCGCCGCCTATCAGGTCGCGCCGACGACCTTGTGGGAATTGGGCGCGGACGTCATCGCGATCGGGGTCAGCCCCAACGGCAAGAACATCAACGACCAGGTCGGATCGACCGCGCCGCAAGTGCTGTGCGAGACGGTCGTCTCGTCGGGCGCGCATATCGGCATCGCGCTCGACGGCGACGCCGACCGGCTGATCGTGGTCGACGAGAATGGCCGCGTCATCGACGGCGACCAGCTGATGGCGGTGATCGCGACCGGCTGGGCGCGCGCCGGGACGCTCAAGAATGGCGGCCTCGTCGCGACCGTGATGTCGAACCTGGGGCTCGAACGGCATCTGTCGGCGCAGGGAATCAAGCTGATCCGCACCGCAGTCGGCGACCGCTACGTGCTCGAGGCGATGCGCGGCCAGGGGTATAATGTCGGCGGCGAGCAATCGGGCCATATCATCCTGTCGGACTATGCGACGACCGGCGACGGGCTGGTCGCGGCGCTGCAGATTCTGGCGGAGTTGGTGCGGTCGGGTCTGCCGGCCAGCGAGTTGCTCCACCGCTTCGATCCGCTGCCGCAACTGCTCAAGAACGTGCGGTTCAAGGGCGGCAAGCCGCTCGACGATGCCACGGTGAAGGCGGTGATCGCCGACGCCGAGGGAGAACTGACGGGCAAGGGCCGGTTGGTGATCCGCCCATCCGGGACCGAACCCGTCATCCGCGTGATGGCCGAGGGCGAGGACGCGGCGCAGGTCGAAGCGGTGGTGGATCGCATCTGCAACGCGGTGACCGCGGCGGCCGCCTGA
- a CDS encoding dicarboxylate/amino acid:cation symporter yields the protein MSQAFRILAALVGGLLLGILLANQSPDAGAFMLLFTKRIGGAWLHGLQMVIVPLVVALLVIGIAASAEAARAGRIAARALLAFVVILWINTLLSAFLTPLLLKLFPLPAEWGDALRASLSGAKAAGQIPSLGDFFDKIVPTNIVDAAATDAFLPLTVFAMVFAFAITRLQAERRKLLIDFFQAIADAMVVVIGWVLVLAPLGVFCLAFGLGMETGAAAFGALAHYIAIVSTMGILVLLSAYPIAAIGARVGIGRFARAVLPSQIVAISTSSSLASLPTMLKSSEALGAPASVSGVVLPIAVAVFRATSPAMNLAVALYVAHLTGTPIGPGQLAAGVATAAITTMGSVSLPGTISFFASVAPVAVAMGVPIEALGLLVAVETVPDLFRTLGNVTMDVAVTATISARSGGSSENETDRLIEEIPG from the coding sequence ATGAGCCAGGCGTTTCGGATTTTGGCGGCGTTGGTCGGCGGCCTGCTGCTCGGCATCCTGCTTGCCAACCAGTCGCCCGACGCCGGGGCGTTCATGCTGCTGTTCACCAAGCGGATCGGCGGGGCGTGGCTCCACGGGCTGCAAATGGTGATCGTCCCGCTGGTGGTCGCGTTGCTGGTGATCGGCATCGCCGCCTCCGCCGAAGCGGCCCGCGCCGGGCGGATCGCGGCGCGGGCATTGCTGGCGTTCGTCGTCATCCTGTGGATCAACACCTTGCTGTCGGCCTTCCTGACGCCGCTCTTGTTGAAGCTGTTCCCGCTCCCCGCCGAATGGGGCGATGCCTTGCGCGCCTCGCTGTCGGGCGCAAAGGCGGCGGGACAGATCCCCAGCCTGGGCGATTTCTTCGACAAGATCGTGCCGACCAACATCGTCGACGCCGCCGCGACCGATGCGTTCCTGCCGCTGACCGTGTTCGCGATGGTCTTCGCGTTCGCCATCACACGTCTGCAGGCCGAGCGTCGCAAGCTGCTGATCGATTTCTTCCAAGCGATCGCCGACGCGATGGTGGTGGTGATCGGCTGGGTGCTGGTGCTCGCCCCGCTCGGGGTGTTCTGCCTGGCGTTCGGGTTGGGGATGGAAACCGGCGCGGCGGCGTTCGGCGCGCTCGCGCATTACATCGCGATCGTCTCGACGATGGGCATCCTGGTCCTATTGTCGGCCTATCCGATCGCGGCGATCGGCGCGCGCGTGGGCATCGGGCGGTTCGCCCGCGCGGTGCTGCCAAGCCAGATCGTGGCCATCTCGACCTCGTCGTCGCTCGCGTCGCTGCCGACGATGCTCAAATCTAGCGAGGCGCTGGGGGCGCCCGCTAGCGTGTCCGGCGTCGTCCTGCCGATCGCGGTCGCGGTGTTCCGCGCGACCAGCCCCGCGATGAACCTGGCGGTCGCGCTCTACGTCGCGCACCTGACCGGCACGCCGATCGGCCCGGGCCAGCTCGCAGCGGGGGTCGCGACCGCGGCGATCACGACGATGGGGTCGGTGTCGCTGCCCGGGACGATCAGCTTCTTCGCGTCGGTCGCGCCGGTCGCGGTCGCGATGGGCGTGCCGATCGAAGCGCTAGGCTTGCTGGTCGCGGTCGAGACGGTGCCGGATTTATTTCGCACATTGGGCAATGTCACCATGGATGTCGCCGTCACCGCCACCATATCGGCGCGCAGCGGCGGTTCGTCGGAGAACGAGACCGATCGCCTGATCGAGGAGATTCCCGGATGA